In Dictyoglomus sp. NZ13-RE01, one DNA window encodes the following:
- a CDS encoding UMP kinase — MSSIKFKRILLKLSGEIFSGPQGFGLDANKISQIAEDIKEVHDLGVEIGVVVGGGNIFRGREAKSLGIDRVTADYMGMLATVINALALQDALEKLGVNTRVQTAIEMRQVAEPFIRRRAIRHLEKGRVVIFAAGTGNPFFTTDTAAVLRASEIKAEVILKETKVDGVYTADPFKDPNAKKFDTINALDFLSLRLEALDATAVSLSMENKIPIIVFSMSEKGNLKKIIQGEKIGTYIGP, encoded by the coding sequence ATGTCTTCCATTAAATTTAAGAGGATTCTTTTAAAACTATCTGGTGAGATTTTTAGTGGTCCTCAAGGATTTGGATTAGATGCAAATAAGATTTCACAAATAGCGGAAGATATTAAAGAAGTACATGATTTAGGAGTAGAAATAGGAGTAGTAGTGGGAGGGGGGAATATTTTTAGAGGTAGAGAGGCAAAAAGTTTAGGAATAGATAGAGTTACAGCGGATTACATGGGTATGTTAGCAACAGTGATAAATGCATTAGCGCTTCAGGATGCCTTAGAGAAATTAGGAGTTAATACAAGGGTTCAAACTGCTATTGAGATGAGACAAGTGGCAGAACCTTTTATAAGGAGAAGAGCTATTAGACATTTAGAAAAAGGAAGAGTAGTAATATTTGCTGCTGGAACAGGTAATCCCTTTTTTACAACAGATACTGCTGCTGTTTTACGAGCTTCTGAAATTAAGGCGGAGGTTATATTGAAGGAAACAAAAGTTGATGGAGTTTACACTGCAGATCCTTTTAAAGATCCTAATGCAAAAAAGTTTGATACAATAAACGCTTTGGATTTTTTAAGTTTGAGATTAGAGGCTTTAGATGCTACAGCAGTTTCTTTATCTATGGAGAATAAAATACCAATAATAGTTTTTTCTATGTCAGAGAAAGGAAATCTTAAAAAAATTATTCAGGGGGAGAAGATTGGTACTTATATAGGACCTTAA
- a CDS encoding ribosome recycling factor, whose translation MGRENFKEIEEKMKKTIEAVKKELQGIRTGKPSIGLFDEIKVSYYGNMMPINQVASLKLGEGRTVIIQPWDKNVISEIEKAILKSNLGLNPQSDGQTIRVVFPPLSEERRKELVKVAHKEAENGRVAIRNIRRDYLEIFKKEKQEGKISEDEFHRLQEDLQKLTDKYIEEIDKLLSMKEKEIMEV comes from the coding sequence ATGGGCAGGGAAAATTTCAAAGAAATTGAAGAAAAGATGAAAAAAACAATTGAGGCTGTTAAGAAGGAACTACAAGGCATAAGAACAGGTAAACCATCTATTGGCTTGTTTGACGAAATAAAGGTGAGTTATTATGGCAATATGATGCCGATAAATCAAGTTGCCAGTCTCAAATTGGGCGAGGGAAGAACAGTAATTATTCAACCCTGGGATAAAAATGTAATCTCTGAAATTGAAAAAGCTATTTTAAAGTCAAATCTTGGTTTAAATCCACAAAGTGATGGACAGACTATAAGAGTGGTTTTCCCTCCATTGTCAGAGGAAAGAAGAAAAGAGCTGGTGAAAGTAGCCCATAAAGAAGCTGAAAATGGAAGAGTAGCTATTAGAAATATTCGCAGGGACTATTTAGAGATATTCAAAAAAGAAAAACAAGAAGGAAAGATTTCTGAAGATGAATTTCACAGATTACAGGAGGATTTGCAAAAGCTAACTGATAAATATATTGAAGAGATTGATAAACTCTTATCAATGAAAGAAAAGGAAATTATGGAAGTGTAA